In Thermofilum pendens Hrk 5, the sequence CCCGGTGTTCCCGGGGAGCTACGAGATACTGAACCTGTTGAAACCCGAGGTCACCATCCTGCACCACGCGCCAGGTAGGAAGCACTTGGACGGGTTCCCCGAGTACCCGGTTCCACCCCTGGAGAAGTTCCTGAAGCTCGTCGAGATAATAACCGATAGGAGGGTCTTCGCGATCACTCTCAGCACCGAGGGGCTCTCGGAGCGGGAGGTGCTCGCCGAGAGGGAGAAGCTTGAGAAGGAGCTCGGGATCCCCGTCGTGGTCCCGATGATCGAGGGCGTCGGGAGGATTGTCGACGAGATAACCAGGAGGTTCCCGGAAGTGGTGGGCTAAGAGTGGACCTGAAGTGCTTTGACAAGATAACTGTCGGGCCAGTGAAGGTCAAGGGTAGGCGTACGAGCGTTAGGTACGTCTTGGAGTTCGACGGGTTGAGGAAGGAGTACGAGCTCGTGAACGTTTACCCAGAGGACCTCGACCCTAGGGTGCTCGAGGAGGCTTCCAGCATGGCCGGCATAGTGCCGGCGGTTAACTACGCACTGTTCGCAGACGAGATAAGGCTCGACGTGAAGCTTCACAGCCTGGACTTGAGGTTCTTCGAGGACATGGCGCGGGTAACGGCAGGGGACATCTTCGTGAACAGAATCGTCGCGCGCACAGGGCTCATAAAGGAGGAGTACCTCCCCGACCCGGAGAGCGTGACGCCGGAGGACGCCGAGCCTCGGGCGACCGTTGTCGCCGAGAACGTGGACGACTCGACGTACCTGGAGGCCGAGCCGGACTACTCGAAGTGCGGCGTCATGTCGTCGGGGGGCAAGGAGAGCCTGTTCGCGTACGGACTCCTCAGGGAGGCCGGGTGCGAGGTCTACCCGTTCTTCCTCAACGAGGCCGGGAGGCACTGGTGGACGGCGCTCACGGCCTACAGGGAGCTGTCGAGGAGGGACCCCAACACCAGGAGGGTTTGGAGCAACGTGGACAGGCTGTTCGCGTTCATAGAGAAGAACATGAAGATAGTCGTCCCGAACTACTGGAGGAAGAACAGGGAGATATATCCCGTCAGGCTCTTCTGGTACGCTCACTACATACTCTCGTTCCTCCCCTTGGCGCTCAAGTACGGCGTGGGCAACATAGTCATGGGAAACGAGTTCGACGACCCCTCGGGGCTGACGTTCGAGTACAAGGGTATAAGGCACTACTACGCGACTTACGACCAGTCCCTAGACTTCGACGTCTACATGACGCGGTACTTCGAGGAGAGGGGGCTGGGCATCAAGCAGTGGTCGCCTCTAAGGCCGGTAACACCCATAACGATACTCAGGATACTCTTCGACAGGTACCCGGACCTCGCGCCGCTCGTAACGAGCTGCCACTCGACGCACGTAGAGAACGGGGTTGTGAAGCCCTGCGGTACCTGCTACAAGTGCAACGGCGTCCTGCTCATGCTTCTCGCGGTCGGCGCGGACCCGAGGCTCCTGAGGTACGATGAGAGGCACGTCGAGACTCTCCCGGAGAGGCTGTCAAAGGGGCTTGTAAGGCTCGAGCCATCCCTGGTCAAGCACTCCCTCTACCTCGTCGCGAGCAGGGGGCTCTGGAGGCTTCCGGGCGCGGAGCCCGTCTGGCACGTCGAGATGATACACTTCGACGGCATAAACAGCACCCCGGACTTCATCCCGCACAGGGACCTGAGGCTGAGGGTGCTGAGTATCTACGAGAAGTATACGAGGGGGTACGCGAAGCTCGAGAACGGGCAGTGGGTCCAAGTAGACCCGGAGTCGATCCCCGGCCTCAGGTAGCGGTGCACGGGCATGCCGTTCACGCCGTTTCACCTGGGGCCTGCTCTCGCCGTGGGGCTTCCGCTCAGGGAGAGGATCCACGCCCCCACGTTCATACTGGCCAGCATCGCGGTGGACGTCGAGCCGCTAGTAGTGCTCGTGCTGGGGCTCGACTACCCCCTCCACGGCTACCTCCACACGTTCGCCGGCGCCGCGTTGCTGGGGCTGTGCCTAGGGCTCCTGATGCACGCGACGGAGAAGGTACTCGGGAACGCCTGGAAGAGAGCCCTGCTGGAAGGGTCGCGGAGCGTTGGCTTCGAGGGCTTCGCGGTGGCCGGGATCCTAGGGTGCACGGTTCACGTTCTGCTCGACTCGCCGCTGTACCCCGACATCAGGCCGCTCTACCCCTACGCCGCGAACCCTCTCTACGACCCCAGTTTAACCCCGGCCGTCTACCTGCTCTGCTCCGTGCTCCTCCTGGGAGGGCTGGCGTACTACCTATACCTCGCCCTGCAGCATCAGGCGAAGCAAGGGTTAGCCCGCTAGGTCTCTCGGCGGGTTTCTCCGAGCATCTGTGTTGGTTTAGTAGGTGGATCCCACGGGAAAGTAGGGCGCAAGGTATTTTTGCGTTCAGCCGTGGAGTTCCCGGTGGTCTTACGGGTGCCTGAAATAGAGGTCGAGGAGCTTTCGTTTACTTACGCCGGTAAAGGGGAGCCAGCGTTAAGGAACGTTAGCTTGGAAGTAGACAAGGGCGAAGTGGTGCTTCTTGCCGGTAGGAGCGGGAGCGGGAAATCTACGCTTTTAAAGGCCATCAATGGGCTGATACCCCATAGGTACTCGGGAACTTATAAGGGAGCCGTCAGGGTAAGGGGGCTTACCGTAGCAGAAACTCCCGTCTACGAATTGTCGAGAATTGTAGGCACAGTTATGCAGGAGGTCTCGAAGCAACTATTTCTGCCAACAGTAGCGGATGACGTAGCGTTTGGCCCCTCCAACCTATGCATCGAGAGAGAGGAAATTGAGAGGAGGGTTGAAGAGGCGCTGAGTAGACTCGGCATACTGCACCTGAAGGATCGCGACGTGAACGAGCTGAGTGGCGGCGAGAAACAGAGAGTAGCCATAGCCGGCGTCTTAGCCATGAAGCCCGAAATAATACTCATGGATGAGCCTCTAGCCAATCTCGATAGCGAAGGTGTAGCCACGGTTCAAGAGGTGATAAAGAGTTTCCGCGAAGAGGGAAAAACAGTCGTAATAGCGGAACACAGAGTTGAGGAAGTTCTGGAGGTAGGGGTGGACCGGGTCTTCGTGATGAGAGAGGGAACCATAGTTAGGGAGGTGGAGAGAGTAGAGGAGCTCGCCAACTTTGCGGATGAACTGAAGGTTCCAGCAGAGGCTTACTTGCCCCCGGGCATCGTGGAGGCTCCACGCATCTCTCTGCCGCATCACTCTCCGGGGGTAGTCGCCGTAGAGTTTAGGAATGTGAGCTTTAGCTACGAGGACAAGCCCGTACTCAAAGGGATAAACCTTGAGATACGCGAGGGGGAGAGAGTCGCGCTTCTCGGAAACAATGGCGCCGGTAAAAGCACAATGGCGAAGCTCATGCTCGGCTTGCTTAAACCTACGGAGGGTAGCGTCCTGGTCTACGGACGGGATACCCACACGATGGAAGTCTATGAAGTCGCGCCGATGGTCGGGCTAGTGTTTCAGGATCCTTTCAGCATGCTATTCGCGGAGACCGTGCGAGAAGAAATAGCATTTGGGCCTAGAAATCTGGGAGTTCCGCCCTCCGAGATACCTGGGAGAGTGGAGGAGGCGGCGGAGAGGTGCTTTGTGAAGCACTTGCTCGACTTCTCCCCCTTTGCGTCTAGCCATGGGGAGAAGAAGAGAATATGCGTTGCCTCAATACTATCTATGAAGCCAAGGATTCTGGTGCTGGACGAGCCTACAGCGGGGCAGGACTACGCTACATATACTGCTTTCATGGAGTTCGTAGACTCCCTGGTAAACGCCGGCGTCATTAAAACACTTGTACTAATAACGCATGACACCGATCTCGCAGTGGAATACACAGACAGAACAATAGTGCTTGCTAACGGAGAGATAGTGGCAGACGGACCAACTAGGAAAGTGCTTTCAGACTCCTCTGTGCTTGCAAAGGGGAAGATTCGTGAGACAAGCCTTATTAGGCTAGGCAAAAGGCTCACCGGTGGAAACTACATCTTGTCGAGAAAAGAACTAGCTATGCTAGCACGTAGCAGGACGCATTCGTAGCACTTAAACGCTAGACCGCGAACCTCCTTCCAGAAAACCATTTTAAATACTTCCGGTTAGTTTTTCTCGGGTTTGGCTGGTGGCGGCGCTGGGTAGGAGGGAGTGGGAGAGGCTTATCAAGGCTTTGGAGGAGGATAGGGAGCTTAGGTACGCGTTAGCCGGTTTGCTGGGCTTCAGGGATTTGCTCGAGAAGATGGACGCGACGCTGAGCGAGATAAAGGCTTTGAGGGAGGGACAGGAGCAACTGTGGAGAAAACAGGAGAAGCTGTGGGGAGAGGTGAGAAAGCTCTGGGAGGAAGTCAGAGCGCTGAGAGAGGATCAAAGAAAGCTGTGGGAAGAGGTAAAAGCTCTGAGGGAAAACCAGGAAAAGCTATGGGAGGAAGTGAAGTCCCTCAGAGAGGGGCAGGGAAAGCTATGGGAAGAAGTTAAGGCGCTGAGAGAGGATCAGAGGAGGCTGTGGGAGGAGGTGAAGGCTCTCAGGGAAAACCAGGAAAAATTATGGGAGGAAGTTAGAGCTTTAAGAGAGGACCAGGGGAAGCTGTGGGAAGGCCAGCAGAGGCTCTGGGAGGAGGTCAGGGCGCTGAGAGAAGGGCAGGAGAGGTTGCGTGGAGATGTGGATGGGCTACGCGCCAGTTTTAGGCAACTAGGCGAAGCTGTTGGCATGACACTCGAGTTCTACGCCGCCGCTTTCCTGGAGAGACTCCTGGCGGAGAAGGGGTACCCGGAGGCTAGGGTCAGGGTTGGCGTCAACCTAGCGTACAAAGGCGTACTAGTAGAGCTCGACCTCTTCTGCGAGGAGCCGTTGCTAGTGGGGGAAGTGACTACCTACCTGCGCTCCGCCGAGGATGCCGAGAGGGAGGCGGCTAAGCTTATGGAGAGAGTTAAGGTAGTCGAGGAGATCAGCGGGAGAAAAGTGGAGCTAGCAGTGCTGGCTGTAGCGAACCTCGGCAGAGAAGCCCTAGAGGTCCTGGAGAAGCTACATAGAGAGAAAGGAGTACTGGTCGTAACCGGTAGAGAACTAGAGTACCCCTAAACCACTCAAAACCCAGCCGCCGGTGCATGCTCCGCGCGCCCAGGAGAAGCCTTTAAGCATTCTTCCCGTATTTCTGAGCGTTAGGTATTTATAGGACCTGGAAACAGGGCTTGAAGGGCACTTGGGTACCACCCTTAAGGAAAGCTCGGGTGTAAAGAGAAGGATAAGCACGCAGGACGTTGCCCTCGTCGCCGTTATGGCTGCTCTCGCCAACGTCCTGGGCTTCTTCGCTATACCTGGCCCCTGGAACATACAGTTCAGCATGACCGGGATCCCGATACTTCTAGTAGCCTTCACGAGAGGCCCTCTGCTAGGAGCCCTTACAGGCCTCCTCGGCGGCTACGTCCAGGCGGTGAAGTACGGGTGGGAGGGCTACGTTGTCTACACAGCCATACAGGGCGGCGTGGCAGGCTTCTTCGCGAAGAAGGTGAGACTGCTCAGGGTACTAGCGCCTCCATTCTTCTTCTTCGGCGGCTTCTTCTTAACGTGGTGGGTCGACCAGATGAGGTACGGCAAGGTGACCTTCGAGGACCTAGTATCAATGACCCAGCGAGCCGTGGCGGCAGGTCCGGAGACCGGGCTGGCCGTGCCCTACGTCTCCATAGTCAGCGGCGTTGTGGCAGCGGCGGTAGCCGCCCTGCTGGTCCTAAGGTTCCCCGAGAATAGAAGGTTGTTGCTCACGCTGGCTGGCTGCATGGGGGCCATAGCCTACGTGCCCTACGATGCCTTCGCCCTCTACGTTGTGCAACAGTACCCGTGGATCCCCACGTGGTTCGTGCTGGCAAAGGACCTAGTCCAGGACTTCGTAGCGGCAGGCATCACGGCCAGCATACTCGAGAACAAGAGGGTTAGGAGGCTACTGGGGGGTGCGTAGGAGTGGGCGAAGTAGTTAGAGTGGAAAACCTGTCTTTCTCTTACCCCAACGGGAGGAGGGCGCTGGACTCCGTAAGCCTCTCGATAAGCCAAGGCGAGTTCGTCGCGGTTATGGGTCCTTCCCCGTCCGGCAAGTCCACGCTGGTCTACGCCCTCTCGGGCCTGATACCGCACTGCGTAAAAGGCGAGATTAAGGGGTCAGTGAAGGTAGACGGGCTGGACACCAGGGAGCACCCCGTAGCAGAGCTGGCGAAGCGCGTCGGCGTAATCCTGCAGGACCCGGAGGCTCAGCTACTCGAGCTCCGGGCGGTAGACGAGGTGGCATTACCCCTGGAGAACCTGGGGGTCCCGGCGGAGGAGATAAGGCTCAGGGTCGGCGAGGCGCTGGAGATGGTCGGGCTTAGGGGGTACGAGGAGAGGAGCCCCTCGGAGCTCTCCGGGGGCGAGAAGCAAAGGCTAGCCATAGCCTCCGTACTGGCCCTCAGGCCTAAGGTCATAGTGCTGGACGAGCCGACGGCGAACGTAGACCCTCCGGGAACACTGCAGGTCTACGAGACCTTGAAGAGGCTAAACGAGGAACACGGCCTGACGGTTATAGTCGTGGAGAACAAGGTGGAGGTAGCGCGGAGGTACGCTAAGAGGGCCGTGCTCATGGAGGGAGGGCGCGTGGTAGCCGACGGGGAGCCGAGCAAGGTGCTCCGCTCCGACGTTCTCGCTAGGCTGGGGCTGGACGCCCGCCCGGCGAGGCGCCCTGCGAAGGCGAGGGCGGGTAGCCGCGGGCGCGAGGTGGTCAGGTTCGAGGAAGTGAGCTTCAGGTATCCCGACGGGACTCTGGCCCTCGACCACGTGGATTTAACGCTTAGGGAGGGCGAGGTAGTCTTCCTGATGGGTAGGAACGGTAGCGGTAAAAGCACCCTGGTGAAGCACATGAACGGTCTTCTCAAGCCGAGCAGCGGGAGGGTGCTCGTCGACGGCTGCGACACTCGGACGTGCCCTACTTACAGGCTGTCGAGGATAGTGGGGCTGGTTTTCCAGAACCCGGCGCACCAGATAGTAGGGGAGAGCGTGTACGACGAGATAGCGATGGGGCTCCGGCACCTGGGTGTAGGCGGGGACGATGTTAGGAGAGAGGTCGCGAGGATCGCCAGGGCGTTCGAGCTGGAAGACAAGCTGGACATGATACCGGAGGAGCTCAGCGTCGGTGAGCTCAAGAGGTTGATGATAGCGTCGATCGTAGCGATGAGGCCCAAGGTCCTAGTCCTCGACGAGCCTATGACGGGGATGACCAGTGCCCACTCGAGGAGGGTGCTGGACACCGTCCTGGGGATGCTGGGGGAAAGCTCTACAATCGTTGTCATAACACACGACCCGCGGTTGGCGTTCGAGTACGCCACGAGAGTCGTTGTGATGTCAAGGGGTAGGGTTGTGCAGGACGGCTCTCCAGAGGTGCTGGCCCGGTGCGAGCTTCTCTCAAGCTACCTGGAGGTGGTGCCGGATGTTCAGGTATGGCGGCATAACCGTGATCCACAGGCTTGACCCTAGAGCGAAGATTGTGTGGCTAACCTCGCTGATGGTGATTGCCCTGATAGTGATCGACCCGCTATACCTGCTACCCCCGCTAGCCTTCGCGGTAGCATTCCTCCTGCTGTCTAGGGTATACGAGCTTAAGGAGTTCCACTCGAAGTGGATAATGTCGACCCTCCTCGGGAGCACGCTACTACTAGTGCTCTTCAACGGCCTCTTCGCCGCAGTTGAGGTGAAAAAGGGCACCGTGCTGTTCTACATCAGCTTCCTCGGGTTGAAGTACCCGGTAACCGTCGAGGGCTTCTACCTAGGGGTGGGAGCCGCGCTGAGGCTACTAGTGATAATGCTCAGCTTTCTAACCGTAGCCTTCACCACGTACCCAAGAGACCTGGCGAACTCCCTGGAGAAGGTGGGGTTACCCTACGAACTGACCTTTACGGTAGCCCTAACCTTCAGGTTCATACCGTTCCTCGAAGAGGAGGCGAGGAGGATAGCCGACGCTCTCAAGTCCAGGGGCTACAGGGGGTTCGAGGAGGGAGGCTTCCTCGAGAGGCTTAGGGCTTACTCCACACTGTTCACCGTTCTCATCGTTAACAGCCTGAGCCTCGTTAGAAGGGTTGGAATGGTCTTGGAGGCCAGGTGCTTCGGCGCGTCGCCCAGGAGGAGCAGCCTGAGGGAGTACAGGTTCAGGAGGGAGGACTACCTGGTCGTAGCATCCTCCCTCCTGCTCCTAGCGTTGTACATAGTCCTCAGGTACTGCTACGGGCTGGGGTGGCTCGAGTATGCGCACGGCTACGTCTGAGGGAAAAGCTAGGCTGGTCAGAGTGGATACCCCCGTAGAGGGAGTGGTACTCTACAGGGTGGTAAGGGAGGACCTGCCTAGAAACCAGTACATCATGGTGTGCGACGAGGTGCTCGAGATCCACACGAAGCCGTGGCTCTGCGGCGAAAAGCTCCACGAGCTAGCCAGGGAGGTGGCCGTCAAGTTCCTCAAAGTGCTGTACCACGAGCTACCCCTGAGGGGCGTTCCGCTAAGCAGGCTGTGCGAGTTGACGATAATGTCCGGGGGCATGTACTACATGATCGACGAAGCCTTCAAGGATGTCTTCGGGAGGAGCCTTCAGAGGTGCATCGTGGGCGCGAAGCGCTACCCGATG encodes:
- a CDS encoding energy-coupling factor transporter transmembrane component T family protein, which gives rise to MFRYGGITVIHRLDPRAKIVWLTSLMVIALIVIDPLYLLPPLAFAVAFLLLSRVYELKEFHSKWIMSTLLGSTLLLVLFNGLFAAVEVKKGTVLFYISFLGLKYPVTVEGFYLGVGAALRLLVIMLSFLTVAFTTYPRDLANSLEKVGLPYELTFTVALTFRFIPFLEEEARRIADALKSRGYRGFEEGGFLERLRAYSTLFTVLIVNSLSLVRRVGMVLEARCFGASPRRSSLREYRFRREDYLVVASSLLLLALYIVLRYCYGLGWLEYAHGYV
- a CDS encoding ABC transporter ATP-binding protein, with translation MGEVVRVENLSFSYPNGRRALDSVSLSISQGEFVAVMGPSPSGKSTLVYALSGLIPHCVKGEIKGSVKVDGLDTREHPVAELAKRVGVILQDPEAQLLELRAVDEVALPLENLGVPAEEIRLRVGEALEMVGLRGYEERSPSELSGGEKQRLAIASVLALRPKVIVLDEPTANVDPPGTLQVYETLKRLNEEHGLTVIVVENKVEVARRYAKRAVLMEGGRVVADGEPSKVLRSDVLARLGLDARPARRPAKARAGSRGREVVRFEEVSFRYPDGTLALDHVDLTLREGEVVFLMGRNGSGKSTLVKHMNGLLKPSSGRVLVDGCDTRTCPTYRLSRIVGLVFQNPAHQIVGESVYDEIAMGLRHLGVGGDDVRREVARIARAFELEDKLDMIPEELSVGELKRLMIASIVAMRPKVLVLDEPMTGMTSAHSRRVLDTVLGMLGESSTIVVITHDPRLAFEYATRVVVMSRGRVVQDGSPEVLARCELLSSYLEVVPDVQVWRHNRDPQA
- a CDS encoding ABC transporter ATP-binding protein; its protein translation is MPEIEVEELSFTYAGKGEPALRNVSLEVDKGEVVLLAGRSGSGKSTLLKAINGLIPHRYSGTYKGAVRVRGLTVAETPVYELSRIVGTVMQEVSKQLFLPTVADDVAFGPSNLCIEREEIERRVEEALSRLGILHLKDRDVNELSGGEKQRVAIAGVLAMKPEIILMDEPLANLDSEGVATVQEVIKSFREEGKTVVIAEHRVEEVLEVGVDRVFVMREGTIVREVERVEELANFADELKVPAEAYLPPGIVEAPRISLPHHSPGVVAVEFRNVSFSYEDKPVLKGINLEIREGERVALLGNNGAGKSTMAKLMLGLLKPTEGSVLVYGRDTHTMEVYEVAPMVGLVFQDPFSMLFAETVREEIAFGPRNLGVPPSEIPGRVEEAAERCFVKHLLDFSPFASSHGEKKRICVASILSMKPRILVLDEPTAGQDYATYTAFMEFVDSLVNAGVIKTLVLITHDTDLAVEYTDRTIVLANGEIVADGPTRKVLSDSSVLAKGKIRETSLIRLGKRLTGGNYILSRKELAMLARSRTHS
- a CDS encoding ECF transporter S component — its product is MGTTLKESSGVKRRISTQDVALVAVMAALANVLGFFAIPGPWNIQFSMTGIPILLVAFTRGPLLGALTGLLGGYVQAVKYGWEGYVVYTAIQGGVAGFFAKKVRLLRVLAPPFFFFGGFFLTWWVDQMRYGKVTFEDLVSMTQRAVAAGPETGLAVPYVSIVSGVVAAAVAALLVLRFPENRRLLLTLAGCMGAIAYVPYDAFALYVVQQYPWIPTWFVLAKDLVQDFVAAGITASILENKRVRRLLGGA